ACGCGGAACGGCGAATGCCTGGCCGCTCGCCAGGCAATAGACGGCGACCATCAGCGCGCCCCACAACATCGACCAGCCGGTGGTCAGCATCAGGTTGCTCGACTCGGCGCGCACCTTGGCCACCACCACGCTGCCGGCCGAGCTGGCAAACGAGGCGACCACGCCCAGCACCAGTCCGAGCAGGAAGTGGCCCTGGCCGCCGGCGCCGCCGTGCCCGATATCGTGCAGCGCCGCGCCGATCGCATGCCAGAACAGCAGCACGATGCCGGCGATCGCCGCCGCGCCGGCGCTCCAGGTACGGCGCGGAATCGGCGTGCCGAGCGCCAGGCGCGCACACACCGGGGTCCAGAACACCATCAGCGCGAACAGCACCGCCACTAGCGCCGAGACCACGAACTGTTCGGCGTTATAGGTGCAGACGTAGGACAGGCCGAAGGTGAAGAAGCCCTGCAGCAGCGTCCAGCGCTGCACCCGCCACGGCAGCCACAGCCGGTTACCGCGCAACAGACACCAGGCGAACAGCGTGGCCGAGGCCAGGACGAAGCGGTACACCACCGAGACGGCGGGCGCGATCTCGCCCAGCTGCAAGGTGATGGCCCAGAAGGTGGAACCCCAGATCAGGGTGATGATGACGAACAGGAGGGAGGAGGGCATGCGGGAAGTATACGTGCTTTCCCGTGGCGGTTGAAACTATCGGATGATGACCATCAGCGCAAATACCGTCGTCCCCGGCCTCGGCGGCCCCCTTGGCGGGGACCCATACGTCGGATCGGAATTCGTTCCAGTTGAATGATCTGGACGCCGTGACTTAAGTGATTCTGGATACTCGGCATGGGTCCCCGCCTGCGCGGGGACGACGGCTACGCTTAATGCGGACGGCTACGCTCAGTGCGTAATCCGCGTGTTATACCCATTGCTCAACAAGCGCACCCGCTCGCCCGGCTTGAAGGCCTCGTCCGCCAGCTGCGTCACGGCGCGCAATTCGCCGCTGTCGAGGCGCACGGTGATCTCGTAGCCGGGGCGGTGGTTGGCATTGTTCTCGATGCGGTTGCCGAGCACGCCGCCGGCGATGGCGCCCAGGATGCCGACCGCGGCCGAGCCGTTGCCGCCGCCGACCTGGGAACCGGCCAGGCCGCCGAGCGCGGCGCCGCCCACGGTGCCGGCGCCGCTGTCCGGATTGGCTATGGTGACGTTACGTACGGATTCCACCGTGCCCATGCGCACCACTTGTTCGTTCATGGTCTGGTAGCTGTTGTACACGCTGCCCGAAGGCTCCTGGGTGGCGCAGCCGGCGAGCACGCCGGCGAGGGTGATGGCGATGGCGGTGGTGGCGAGTTTCATGGTCTGCTCCGGTCGAGTGCGCGCGGCCAAGCCGCCGCTTGTTGGAACAATATGGTTGCGAACCCGCCATGTTCAAGGTCGCAAGCGCCGGCATGCGTCCCATGGCCACCTTGCCTTCGCCGAGCCTAGCCGCGCTGCGCCGCGGCAACCGGCGCGGGTTCAATAAGCGAGGCGCAGCCGCCGGTACAGGAACCCCAGCACGAACAGCGGCCCGACCAGCAGGAAGCGCACGTCGTCGAGAAAGGAGGGCTTCCTGCCTTCGATCTTGTGGCCGATGAATTGCCCGGTCCAGGCCAGGAAGAACACCGCGACCGACAGCGGCAGTACCGTCATCGGCGGCATCAGCGCCAGCAGGAGCAGCATCGCCAGGCTCATCCCCAGCATGCCGAGCGCGAATGGCCGGGACAGCTTCCAGTAATACGCGAGCGCGGCGCCGCAGGCGGCCACGGCGGCCAGCGGGTGCACGCTCCACAGGATGCCCAGCAGCGACAGCACGATCGGCGGCACGCATACCATATGGATCAGCTCGTTGGTCGGATGGCGGTGGCTGTGCGCGTACTGCGCGAGCAGCAGGTCGATGGGGCGCGGCCGGGACATGGCGTCTCCTGTGGATTGGGTGCGGCGTTGCGGCGTTGCGGCGATTCTACACTCTGCCTCATATCGTCACGGCCGCCGCCGCTTCGCGCGAGGCCTCGCCCGGCGTGGCCGTCATCGCCGCCAGCCGCGGCAGCGCGCCGATCTGCATGTACGGGTGCGCGGCGAACAGGTCGGACACCCATTCGACGAACACGCGCACCTTGGCGGACAGGTGACGGTTCTGCGGGTATACCACGTGCACCGGCAGCGGCTCGCTGGTCCAGTCGGGCAGCACCTGCACCATGCGCCCGGCGCGCACGTGTTCCATCATGAGGTAGTCGGTCATCTGGACGACGCCCAGGCCGGCCACGCCGGCCTGCACGTAGGCGACCGAATCGTTCAGCGCGATCACGCCGTGCAGCGGCACCGTGATCTTGTCGTCGCCGCGCACGAAATCCCAGTCGAGCGTGCGCCCGGACTTGGCCGAAAAATAGTTCACGCAGCGGTGGCGCTCGAGGTCGCGCGGGTGGTGCGGCACGCCGTGGCGTGCCAGGTAGCCGGGCGAGGCCGCGGTGACGAAGTTGATCACGCCGACGCGCCGCGCGATCAGGCTGGTGTCGAACAATTCGCCGCCGCGCACCGCGCAGTCGACGCCTTCCTCGACCAGGTCGACCGGGCGGTCGCCGCTGCCCAGTTCCAGCATGATGTCCGGATAGCGTTCGAAAAAGGCCGGCAGCGCCGGTACCAGCACCTCGGTCGCCAGGCCGGTCGGCACGTCCACGCGCAGGCGTCCGCTGGGGGACAGGCGGGTGCGCGACAGCGATTCCTCGGCGTCGCGCACGTCGGACAGGATGCGCAGGCAGCGTTCGTAATAGGCGGCGCCGTCGGTGGTCACCGTCACCTGGCGCGTGGTGCGGTGCAGCAGCTTGGCCGACAGCGCACTTTCCAGTGACTGGATCAGCGTCGACACAGTGGCCTTGGGCAATTGCAACGTCTCGGCGGCGCGTGTAAAACTGCCGGCATCGACCACCTGGACAAAGACTTCCATCGCTTGCAGCTTGTTCATATTGATCCTCGGAATGGCGATTGTTCAGGAATCTGAATAATCCATTCGTAATCGCACTATTTATCTGATTTTAGTTCAAGTTTATAGTGTCGGTACGGTCGCTGCCCCAGCGGGGCCGAAAGCACATCGACAACAATCGGAACAGGAGTGGATCATGAAATGGCATCTCGATCGCATCGCGACGGCGCTCGGCCTGGTGGCCGCAGTGGCGGCCATGAGCGGCATGGTGGCGACCGGCGCTTATGACCACGCCGCCGCCGCCGAGGCGCGCGGCTACCAGGCCCTGTTCCATGCTGTGTCGCAGCAAGCGGCGCCGACGACGGTGCCGTCCACCGAGGTGGGCGCATGAGCGCGCGCCAGGACCTGCCGCCGCAGGCCGGGGCCGGCCCGTACGCGACGTCGGCGCCCGCGGTGCGCAACCTGGAAGCCGGCGGCTTCGAGGGGCCGCTGGCGGCGCGCCTGTACCAAGGCGGCAGCGGCGCCAAGTGCGATTTGCTGATCGTATTCTTCCACGGCGGCGGCTTCGTGGACGGCGACCTGGACCACTCCGACACCTTTTTGCGCCGCCTGGCCGGCGCCGGCCCGTGCCCGGTGGTGCTGGCCTCCACCTATACGCTGGCGCAAGTAAAACCGTTTCCGGCGGCGGTCGAGGATGCCCACGCGGTACTGATGTGGGCCAGGCAGCACAAGGCGAAACTCGGCTGGAGCGGCAAGCGCATGGTGGTGGCCGGCATCGAGGCCGGCGCCAACCTGGCGGCCGTCTGCTCGCTGATGGCGCGCGACCGCGCCGCGCCGAAGATCGCCGGCCAGATCCTGATCATGCCGATGCTGGACCCCGGCCTGTCGACCTGCTCGATGCGCGAAATGCCGAACTGCGTCGACAGCGCCAAGGTCGTCAACGAGTGCGCGGCCGCCTACCGCGGCTACCTGCATCCGGCCGACCGCAGCCATCCGTACGCGTCGCCGCTGCAATCGAGCCGCCTGAAGAATCTCCCGCCGGCGCTGATCCTGTCGGCCGAGGACGACCCCTTGCGCGACGAGGCCGAAGCCTATGGCAAGAAACTGACCGATGCGGGCGTGCCCACCACCGTGCGGCGCATGTCGCCGGCGCGCCTGCAGGAACCGAATGCGCGCAACGAGTGCGCGTGCCAGGTCCAGGTACTGGACGAGATCACCGATTTCATCGACGGACTCGCGGCGCAGGCCAAGCCTGCACGCTGTTGACGTCCCCCGTGTAGCCATGAGCGGCAGCGAGCCGCAGCAGTACCGATCCTGCGCCGCAGCGCCGCCATCCCGGCGCTGGGCGCCGCCATACCCATAACCATAAAAGGCGCCGCGCAGCGGTGCCGGAGACCTGTCTTTTCCTTGCAAAAGCCCGGAAGGGACCGCTGTCGTCTGCAATTTAAGAAGTTACCAATAAATCACTAAAAATCCATCTGGAACGGAGGGCATCATGAACTCGAATCGACAACCCAGGGCGGCATTGCGACCGCTGACGAAGGCGCTGGCAGCCGCCGGCATGGCGGCCGCCCTGGCGGCCACCTTGTCCGCCTGCTCGGACGCCACCGGCAAGGCCGAAGCAGCGCAGGCGCAGACCCAGGCCCAGGCCGGCCCGCCGGTCTCGGCCGCCACCGTGGTCGAAAAACAGATCGCGGAAACCCAGGAATTCTCGGGCCGCCTGGAAGCGGTCGAGCGCGTCGAGATCCGTCCGCGCGTGTCCGGCTTCATCACCGCGGTCCACTTCAAGCCGGGCGCCGAGGTCAAGAAGGGCGACCTGCTGTTCGTGATCGACCAGCGCCCCTACCAGGCCGAATACGACCGCGCCGAAGCGTCGGCCAAGTCCGCACGCGCAAAAGCCGAACTGGCCAAGCTGGAACTGACCCGCGCCGAGCGCCTGCTGGGCGACAAGGCGATCGCCCAGCGCGAATACGACGAGCGCGCCGCCGGCCAGAAGGAACTGGACGCCAACGCGCGCGCCGCCGATGCGCAGGCCGCCACCGCGCGCCTTAACCTGGATTACACCCGCGTCACCTCGCCGATCGACGGCCGCGTGTCCAAGGCCGAGATCACGCTCGGCAACCTGGTCGACGCCTCCGCCGTGCTGACCTCGGTGGTGTCGCTGGACCGCATCTACGCCAGCTTCGACGGCGACGAAGAAACCTACCTGCGCGTCAGCAAGGATGCGCATGCCGGCCGCGGCGTCGCCGTGCACGTCGGCCTGGCCGGCGAACCGGGCTTCCCGCACGAGGGCAAGCTGGAATTCGTCGACAACCAGCTCGACAACCGCACCGGCAGCGTGCGCATGCGCGCCACCTTCGACAACAAGGACCGCGCCATGGCGCCGGGCCTGTTCGCGCGCGTGCAGATCGGCGGCGGCGACATGAAGAACGCGCTGCTCGTTACCGACCGCGCCGTCGGCACCGACCAGAGCCGCAAGTTCGTGTTCGTGGTCGACAAGGACGGCAAGGCCGAGTACCGCGCCGTCACCCTGGGCCCTGTGGTCGACGGCCTGCGCGTGGTGCGCAGCGGCCTCAAGCCGGGCGAGAAGATCGTCGTCAACGGCCTGCAGCGGGTGCGCCCGGGCGCGCCGATCACGGCGCAGACCGTGCCGATGGTGGCGACCAGCGCCAGCGGCGCCGCCAAGGGCGCGCAGCTCGCCATGGCCGAATAAGGAGCGACGACCATGAACGTTTCACGCTTTTTCGTCGACAAGCCGATCTTCGCGGCGGTCCTGTCCGTCATCGTGTTCGTGGCGGGCCTGATCTCGATCTTCCAGCTGCCGATCTCGGAATACCCCGAGGTGGTGCCGCCGTCGATCGTGGTGCGCGCCCAGTACCCGGGCGCCAATCCGAAAGTCATCGCCGAGACGGTCGCCACACCGATCGAGCAGGAGATCATCGGCGTCGAGGGCATGCTCTACATGACCTCGCAGAATACCTCGGACGGCGCGCTGCAGCTGACCGTGACCTTCAAGATCGGCACCAACGTCGAGCAGGCCGAGACCGCGGTCCAGAACCGCGTCCAGCGCGCGCTGCCGCGCCTGCCGGAAGAGGTGCGCCAGATCGGCGTCACGACCGTCAAGAGTTCGCCCAACATCACGATGGTGGTGCACCTGAACTCACCGGACGGCCGCTACGACGACCTGTACCTGCGCAACTACGCGACCCTGAACGTGAAGGACCAGCTGGCACGCATCAACGGCATGGGCGACGTCCAGCTGTTCGGCTCGGGCGACTACGCGATGCGCGTCTGGCTCGATCCGCAAAAGGTGGCCGGACGCAACCTGACCGCGACCGACGTCGTCAACGCCATCCGCGAGCAGAACGTGCAGGTGGCGGCCGGCGTGGTCGGCCAGGGGCCGTCCAAGGACGCCGACTTCCAGCTGACCGTGAACACGCAGGGCCGCCTGGCCAGCGTCGAGGAGTTCGGCAACATCGTGGTCAAGACCAACCCGGACGGCGCCGTCACGCTGCTGAAGGACGTGGCGCGCCTGGAGATGGGTTCCAATTCGTATGCGCTGCGCTCGCTGCTGGACAACAAGTCGGCGGTGGCGATCCCGTTGTTCCAGTCGCCGACCGCGAACGCGCTGCAACTGTCGACCGACGTGCGCGCCAAGATGGAAGAACTGTCGAAGGACTTCCCGCAGGGGATGACCTACAGCATCGTGTACGATCCGACCCAGTTCGTGCGCGAGTCGATCGACTCGGTGCTGCACACGCTGATCGAGGCGATCGTGCTGGTGGCCATCGTCGTGATCGTGTTCCTGCAGACCTGGCGCGCTTCCGTGATTCCGCTGCTGGCGGTGCCGGTGTCGGTGGTCGGCACCTTCGCGGTGATGCTCGCCTTCGGCTTCTCGATCAACACGCTGTCGCTGTTCGGCCTGGTGCTGGCGATCGGCATCGTGGTCGACGACGCCATCGTGGTGGTGGAAAACGTCGAGCGCAACATCGAGAACGGCCTGAATCCGCACGATGCCACCGTGCAGGCGATGAAGGAAGTGTCCGGTCCGATCGTCGCCATCGCGCTGGTGCTGTGCGCCGTGTTCGTGCCGATCGCGTTCGTGTCCGCCCTGACCGGCCAGTTCTACCGCCAGTTCGCGCTGACCATCGCCATCTCGACCGTGATCTCGGCCTTCCTGTCGCTGACGCTGGCGCCGGCGCTGTCGGCCGTGCTGCTGCAGCCGCACGGCGCCAAGAAGGACTGGCTGACGCGCGGCATGGACGCCGTGTTCGGCCGCTTCTTCAGGGGTTTCAATCGCTTCTTCAACCGTTCCGCGCACAAGTACGAGGCCGGCGTGCAGGGCGTCCTGAAGCGCAAGAGCGCGTCGCTGGGCGTGTACGCCTTGCTGGCGATTGCCGCCGTCTTCATGTTCAAGGCGGTGCCGCCGGGCTTCGTGCCGGCCCAGGACAAGGCTTACCTGATCGGCTTCGCCCAACTGCCCGATGCCGCCTCGCTCGACCGCACCGACGCCGTGATCCGCAAGATGTCGGACGTGGCGCGCGGCATCCCGGGCGTGGAATCGTCGATCGCCTTCCCGGGCCTGTCGATCAACGGCTTTACCAACGCGCCCAACGCCGGCATCGCCTTCGTCAGCCTGAAGCCGTTCGACCAGCGCCGCGGCAAAGACCAGAGCGCCGAAGCCATCGCCGGCGAGATCAACAAGCGCATGGGCGCCGCCATCGAGGACGCCTTCGTGATGGTGCTGCCGCCGCCGCCGGTCAACGGCCTGGGCACCACCGGCGGCTTCAAGATGATGATCGAGGACCGCGGCAACCTCGGCTACGACGAGTTGAACAAGGCGGTGCAGGCCTTCATGGCCAAGGCCGCGACCGATAAACGGCTGGCCGGCGTGTTCTCGGGCTACCAGATCAACGTGCCGCAGCTGTTCGCCGACGTTGATCGCGTAAAGGCCAAGCAGCTGAGCGTGCCGCTGGCGGAGATCAACCAGACGCTGCAGATCAACCTGGGTTCGCTGTACGTCAACGATTTCAACCAGTTCGGCCGCACCTACCAGGTGCGGGTGCAGGCCGACGCGCCGTTCCGTTCGCAGCGCGAACAGATCGCCCAGCTGAAGGTGCGCAACGACAAGGGCGAGATGATCCCGCTGTCCTCGATCATGACGATCAAGGATGCCTACGGCCCGGACCGCGTGCAGCGCTACAACAACTACGTCGCCGCCGAGATGAACGGCGGCCCGGCCCCGGGCGTGTCGTCGGGCCAGGCGCAGGCGGCGATGGAGGAAATCGCGCGCGAAGTGCTGCCGAAGGGGATCGCCTACGAGTGGACCGATCTGACCTACCAGGACATCCTGTCGGGTAACACCATGATCTACGTGTTCCCGCTGTGCGTGCTGCTGGTGTTCCTGGTGCTGGCCGCCCAGTACGAAAGCTGGACGTTGCCGCTGGCGGTGATCCTGATCGTGCCGATGTCGATCCTGTGCGCGCTGCTTGGCGTCAAGCTGACCGGCGGCGACAACAACGTGTTCACGCAGATCGCGCTGTTCGTGCTGGTGGGACTGGCGTCGAAGAACGCGATCCTGATCGTGGAATTCGCGGTCGAGCTGGAACACCACGGCCGCAGCATCGTCGCCGCCGCGCTGGAAGCCTGCCGCCTGCGCCTGCGTCCGATCCTGATGACCTCGATAGCCTTCATCATGGGCGTGGTGCCGCTGGTGTTCTCGCATGGCGCCGGCGCCGAGATGCGCCACGCGATGGGCGTGGCGGTGTTCGCCGGCATGCTGGGCGTGACCTTCTTCGGCCTGTTCCTGACGCCGGTGTTCTACGTGTTGCTGCGCACGCTGGCCAAGCGTTTCGAGCGTCCCGGCCACAAACACGCCGAAGCCGCGCTGCCTGCCGACCAGGCGCCCGCATTGGAAGGAAACCACTGATGAAAACCATGATGGCACGGGGCGTGGCCCCGAAGTTGATCCCACTTGTGGCGGCGCTGTTGTTGACCGCGTGCGCGGCACCCGAGTTCAGGCAGCCGGCCGTCAGCGTGCCGGCCGCGTTCAAGGAAAACGCCCGCGATGCGGCTGCGGTGGCTGGCGATGCCGGCGCGGTGCGCCGCGCCGCCGACGGCACCACCTGGAAGGTCGGGCAACCGGCCGAAGCCCAGCCGCGCGGCGAATGGTGGCGCGTGTTCCACGACGCCGAACTGGACGCGCTGGTCGCCGAGGCCAGCGCCAACAACCAGAACCTGGCCGTCGCCGCCACGCGCGTCAAGCAGGCGCGGGCGATCGCCGGCATCGCCGAAGCGGACCGCATCCCGCAGGTCGGCGTGGGCATCGGCGCCCAGCGCGCGCGCCTGTCGCCGCTGGAAGCCGCGCTGCCGCCGGGGACGCAGGCGGCGCCCGCCACCACCTATTCGGCGCGGCTGTCGGCCAGCTACGAGGTCGACCTGTTCGGACGGGTGTCCGCCAACGTGGCGGCGGCGCGCCTGGACGCCGGCACGGTGGAGGCGACCTACCGCTCGGTGCTGCTGTCATTGCAGGCCGACGTGGCCCAGACCTGGTTCCGTTTGCGTGCGCTCGACGCCGAACTGGCCACGCTCGACCGCACCGTCCAGCTGCGCGAGGAAAGCGTGCGCGTGACCGGGCGCCGCTTCGAACTGGGCGACATCGGCGAATTCGACCTGGCGCGCGCCAGGACGGAACTCTCCACTGCGCGCGCCGAGGCGATCGGCTTGCAGCGCCAGCGCACGAATGCCGAACACGCGCTGGCGGTCTTGCTGGGCAAGCCGGCATCGAGTTTCGGCGCGCCGGCCAGGCCCATGGCCGCGGACGGCGTGCTGCCCGCGATCCCGGCCGGCCTGCCGTCCGCGCTGCTGGAACGCCGGCCCGACATCGCCGGCGCCCAGCGCACGATGGAGGCGGCCAACGCCCGCATCGGCGTGGCGCGCGCGGCCATGTTCCCGGCCCTGAACATCAGCGCCGACGGCGGCGGCGTGGGCGGCGCGTTCGCCGACGTGTTCAAGTGGAGCAGCCGTTCCTGGCTGCTGGGCGCGGCCCTGTCGATGCCGCTGATCGACGGCGGCCGCAACCGCAACAACGTGGTGCGCAGCGAAGCCGCGCTGGACGAGGCGGTGGCGTCGTATCGCCAGAGCGTGCTGGCGGCGTTCTCCGAGGTCGAGGACAACCTGGCCGGCCTGCGCATCCTGGCCGGGCAGGGCGCCGAACTCGACGCCGCGGTGGTGTCGGCGCGCCGTTCGGCGGACCTGGCGCAAAAGCTGTACGACGCCGGCCGCGGCAGCTACCTGGAACTGCTGGACGCCCAGCGCAACCAGGCCGCGGTGGAACGCGGCGCGGTGCAGCTGCGCGGCGAGCGCGCCGTCACCACGGTGGAGCTGATCCGCGCGCTGGGCGGCGGCTGGGACGGTGCTGCCATGCGCACCGACGAGACGGCGCAGGCGCGCAATTGAAACTGAACCGGGTGTAGAACGAGTCTCCGGCGCTTGCCGATACCGGTGATGCCCTTTGCGGCGGCATGCGCGAGCATGTCGCCGTTTTTTTGCGTGCTTGCGGATGACAAGGGGCATGCGAGCATGGCAATCGCTACCTTTGGCGAGCTCAGCTAGCACGTCGTCCCCGCGCAGGCGGGGATCCATGCTGAGCCACTGAAGCCACGACATTTAAAGCTCCCGGAAAATCCGGGATATCGATTTTTGGAAGTAAGTATAGGTTCCCGCCTGCGCGGGAACGACGGGCAGGTGGCCGTCATGAAGCCGCTGCCATGCGTCCGCCATCCCACCAGACCCGGCGCTAAAATCGCTGCATGCCAACATCCGTACAACCCCCGCTGCTCACCGGCCTCGCTCCCGTCATCGGCTTTGATACCCGTGTCCTGATCCTGGGCAGCTTCCCCGGCGCCGCCTCGCTCGCCGCCCGGCAGTACTACGCCCATCCAAGGAACCAGTTCTGGAAACTGGTCGGCTCGCTGGTCGGCGAGGACCTGTATGCGCTGCCCTACGCCAAGCGCCTGCCGCGCCTGCTGGCGCACCGCATCGGCCTGTGGGACGTGCTGGCCGCCTGCGAGCGCGAGGGCAGCCTCGATGCCGCCATCCGCAAGCCGGCCGCCAACGACTTCGAGCGCCTGCGCCACCTGTGTCCGCAACTGGAAACGGTCGGCTTCAATGGGCAGGCCTCGGGCAAGTTCGCGCCGCAGTTCGCCCGGCACGGCTATCACACTGTGGTGCTGCCGTCGTCCTCGCCGGCGCACATGGCGCTCGGCTTCGAGCAGAAGCTGGCACGCTGGCGCGCGCTGGTCGATCCGGCGGCGGCCGCGCAGGACGAGGTGCAGATGGATCTGTTGCGCTAGTCGTCCAGGCAAGCCAGGACGGCGGCGCTGTCGACCACGGTCGCGTACTCGCCGTCCAGGTTGGCGAGCGCCATCAGGTGGACCTCGTCCGCGCTGCGCGGCGTGCCCGCGTAGTCCGGCTTGGCGAAGGCGAAGGTGGCGTCGCTCACCACGCGCACCTCGAAGCCGAGATTGCCGGCCGTGCGCGCGCTGGCTTCCACCGAGTTGTTGGTGCTGACGCCGACCATGACCAGGCGCCCGATGCCGCGCACGTGCAGCCAGCGCTCCAGGCCGGAGTGGATGAAGCAGTCGGGCACGTTCTTTTCGACGACGTGTTCGCCGTCCAGCGGCAGGAAGGCGTCCTGGAACGCCGCGCCGCGCTGGCCCGGGGCGAACAGCGAGCGCGGCGAGCGCGAGATGTGGCGTACGTGGACGATCGGGGCTTCGGTGCGGCGCCAGGCGGTCAGCAGGTCGGCGATGCGGCGTTCGGCGTCCGGATTGTTGCGCTGGCCGGCGGCGGGGTTGGCCATGCAGTTCTGCATGTCGATGATGATCAGGGCGGCGGCGGGCGATATGGGCATGATGGCGGCGCGGGCGTTGTCGGAAGGTTCATCATAACCCCTTGCAGGCACCCCTTTTATTCTGGCGCAACGTCCCCATATCGGATCTATCCCCAAGTTCGTACGGCGCCACATGCAGCTGGCGCCGTCCTTTTTTCCCGATTTTGACTGACCCTGCGTCGATGGCAGCGCGGCATGCGCGGTTGCGTTGGCGGCGCCGTTGCCGTCCTCGTCGCTACCGGAAAAGCTTGGCCGCTGCCCATATCGTAAAGGACAATGAAATGAAAGAAGAGCTGATCGAAATGCAGGGCAAGGTCACCGAAGTGTTGCCGGAGATGCGCTTTCGCGTGGATCTGGAGAATGGCCACCAGCTGGTGGCGTACACGTCCGGGCGGATGAAGAAGAACCACATCCGCATCATCGCCGGCGACCGCGTGACGCTGGAGATGTCGCCGTATGACTTGAACAAGGGGCGGATCACCTTCCGTCACCTGGAAACGCGCGGGGCGCCGATGCCGTCGGCGGCGCGCCAGCGCCGGCGCTAAATCGCGTCGTCCCCGTGCAGACGGGGACCCATGCTGAATATCCAAAGCTGTTATTTTTGAAGTATTCCAATCGATTCCAGCATATCGGGTTCGGTTGCGCAGTATGGGCCCCCGCCTTCGCGGGGGCGACGATATCCAGGGCCGGCTTTCGCGAGGAAGCTGGCCCTTTGTCATTGGCGCTCGGAGATCGCGGCGGCAGTACCCGGCCGGCGCAGCTGCGCCAGTTCGGCTGCATACAGCGCGCGCCGCTCGGCGCGGGTGCTGGTGTCGAACGCCTGCGCCAGCTGTGCGCGCGCCTGGCTGTCCTCGCCCAGGCGCAGGTGCGCCAGTCCCAGCCAGTAATGGAATTCGTCGTTGTAGCCGGCGCGCTCGACCTCGCGCCGGAACAGGTCGCGCGCGCTGATAAACTCGCCGCGCCGGAAGGCGGCCACGCCCTGGTGGAAGTAGAAGTAGGGCGGCGCCGGCTGCAGGCGCGCCAGCCGCTCGGCCAGCGCGCGCGCCTCGTCGGGGCGGCCGCGCTGGGCCAGCAGCGGGCCGAGGTTCTGCAG
The genomic region above belongs to Massilia forsythiae and contains:
- a CDS encoding efflux transporter outer membrane subunit; this translates as MKTMMARGVAPKLIPLVAALLLTACAAPEFRQPAVSVPAAFKENARDAAAVAGDAGAVRRAADGTTWKVGQPAEAQPRGEWWRVFHDAELDALVAEASANNQNLAVAATRVKQARAIAGIAEADRIPQVGVGIGAQRARLSPLEAALPPGTQAAPATTYSARLSASYEVDLFGRVSANVAAARLDAGTVEATYRSVLLSLQADVAQTWFRLRALDAELATLDRTVQLREESVRVTGRRFELGDIGEFDLARARTELSTARAEAIGLQRQRTNAEHALAVLLGKPASSFGAPARPMAADGVLPAIPAGLPSALLERRPDIAGAQRTMEAANARIGVARAAMFPALNISADGGGVGGAFADVFKWSSRSWLLGAALSMPLIDGGRNRNNVVRSEAALDEAVASYRQSVLAAFSEVEDNLAGLRILAGQGAELDAAVVSARRSADLAQKLYDAGRGSYLELLDAQRNQAAVERGAVQLRGERAVTTVELIRALGGGWDGAAMRTDETAQARN
- a CDS encoding DNA-deoxyinosine glycosylase, whose amino-acid sequence is MPTSVQPPLLTGLAPVIGFDTRVLILGSFPGAASLAARQYYAHPRNQFWKLVGSLVGEDLYALPYAKRLPRLLAHRIGLWDVLAACEREGSLDAAIRKPAANDFERLRHLCPQLETVGFNGQASGKFAPQFARHGYHTVVLPSSSPAHMALGFEQKLARWRALVDPAAAAQDEVQMDLLR
- a CDS encoding cysteine hydrolase family protein encodes the protein MPISPAAALIIIDMQNCMANPAAGQRNNPDAERRIADLLTAWRRTEAPIVHVRHISRSPRSLFAPGQRGAAFQDAFLPLDGEHVVEKNVPDCFIHSGLERWLHVRGIGRLVMVGVSTNNSVEASARTAGNLGFEVRVVSDATFAFAKPDYAGTPRSADEVHLMALANLDGEYATVVDSAAVLACLDD
- the infA gene encoding translation initiation factor IF-1, producing MKEELIEMQGKVTEVLPEMRFRVDLENGHQLVAYTSGRMKKNHIRIIAGDRVTLEMSPYDLNKGRITFRHLETRGAPMPSAARQRRR